A window of Pyrus communis chromosome 3, drPyrComm1.1, whole genome shotgun sequence genomic DNA:
ATGATGAAATCCATTGATGTGGCTAGTTGGAGCAATCATGGTGGTGGTCTCAGCCTCTTGGCCGTTCATagttacagagagagagaaaaaatgatTAGGGAAATGGAAGAGGGTGAGGTTGCAGAGGTAAGGGAGTTCGAGCCCTCTTGAATTTGAGTTTTGGGAAGGATGACAGGTAGTGGCAACTAGGTAGCGATTCAGTGAAGCTTGCCGGAGTTGTGGTGGTGATGGTAGTCTCTGTATTTACAGAGGGAAAAAGAAAGTGAAGAGAGAGTTAGATGGGAGAAAGTGATAAGTCTTTGACAAAAAATGATAGAGAAAGATCTGGGAATTAGGGAAGAAAGGACACGGGGACAAGGGTGATAGGAGACCCATGTGCGTGGGTCCCATCATGCAAAAAATCCacacataaaaattaataaaataatgaatgGTGTTTATCTTGAATATTGAATTTACCAAAATACCATTGAACTTTGTAAGTCCATAAAATCTTCGTGGtagctccaaattcaattccgtATGCACCCACGCATTCGTAGTGATGAGCAGTACGAGGATACGCTAAAAGAATGTTACATACGTCTCACGACTCATTGGTCAACTAAAGTCAACATTCTCGCCTATAAaggcattttcataaattcgctcttttaaaattaataaaattgtaaaactagggacgggtcgtcacataTGTTATctagtgcgagaaggtaaaccaatCCCTCAACACCCATCTAGGTTTGCTCTTCAATGCGAGAGTGTAAACTAAGTCCCTGACACTTATCTGGTATGCTCTCAAacgcgagaggataaactaattccccgacacccactTGGGTCTGCTTTCCAGTgtgagaagataaactaattccCAACATCCATATGGGTCTGCTATCTAGAataaaaggataaattaattCCCCCACACCCATTTGCGTATGCTCTCCAACGCGAGAGGATAAATTAATTCCCCAACACCTATCTGGGTCTGTTCTTTAGGGCAAAAGGTTAAACTAATTTCCCGACACCTATCTGGTTTACTTTCTAATGTGAGATGATAAGCTAATCGCCAAACGACCATCTGGGTTTGCTCTTCAGTGCGATTAGGTAAACTAATTCtctgacacccatatgggtttgctctccaaCACGATAAGGTATATTAATTCTCCAACACCCATCTGGGTTTGCTCTCTAATGCGAGAGTGTAAACTAATTCCTCAACATCCATGAATTTTTACACAGCTACACACTTTTAATGTGATTAGTTAATGATTTTAATGTCCCACATATTTTTATCATGTTATGATGTAGGCTACTCAGCTTAAAGGAACGAAGATTCAAAGACAAATTAACCAACACGGCAATGACCAATAAGTCACGACATGCTCAACAGCTCAACACCTCAAGAAGCCAAGGGTCACAGCCATAGTGACTACGTGGGATCGTCTGTTTTTTTCAAAGCAGTGTGCCCAACCGACGGTCCTATGACTAAGAGTTTTGCAAGACGTTTCAAGTaagcaaagtttcaagaaaaacaatgatggagtaaaacaaagaaagcaatctattaaatttctagcaagTCAATAAACTTGCACGAAGGTCGCCAAAATACGACATAAGCTACACAAAGCAGATTGCTCATTAGCAGCTTGGATGATCTTTGGTTTTTCAGTAGCCATTATGCCTTTAGCAGCCACTTTAACAGTTTGCTCATCCAACACTTCATATTCAGCAACTCTGATCTTGACAACTTCATCCTCAACTGCTCCATCTTTGGTAGCTGAGAAAACTCAAGCAATTCCCTTCATTTTGGCAACCAACACAGACGTGGCAACAGTAGAAGGAGCAGGTTTTGATACCTTTTTAACGGCCAATTCCACGTTTCCAAGTGACAAACTTTCTCCCCACTTCTCGTAGCGGCTAGCCATTCAAAAACTGATCCACACTCAGCTATAAATGGATACTTCACTCTATCTCTGGATTCGGACGTTGGAAATAAGTTGATGTCAAGCTTTCCAGAAGTAGCAAAACCTCACGAACAGCAGAAAAACTTCTTCCCAACTAAAGATCCAACAAGAAGGCTAACATGCCAGTGAAACCCTACGCCTTTTTTGCAGCCCTGGCCGCGCTAGCTTAAGCTTTGCGCCCTAGCACGCCATTTTCCTTGGCCAGAGCTAAGGCGAATTCTTGCTCCACGCCAGCCAGCCATGCCACACAATTTGCAATAGTTCCTTGTGTTGCCTACTTGCACAGTAGCCTCGTGGCTTTCGCTGACACCATCTTTGGCCCCTTTGAGCCATTTCAACGAGCCCTAAGGCtccaaaaaaatcaataaaaaagaaaatttattttttcttaccttggtatAGCACGGAGAAGAAAAACAATGACGACGATCAATTCTTCGCAgggcaagcaaagaagaaaacaagggGAAATGTTTGCTATATCCTCtagccttttcttttttttattttatttttattttttatagggatgaaaattttctctctttcttgtagggataaataAGTCTTGGTGGCTATTGGCTTCCTTTTTCCATGAAGACTCTGTTTTCAAAACGAAGTGGAAAATCTACATCAAATTGGGAAAAAACTCTATGCATGCCTAAACAGCTTGGAAGCTCTACATCTACTGCCTTTTTCTGCTTATAGTCCAGCAGGTGTGCGAGCATTTGTGGAGCCAGAAATAATTCCAAAAATCTAGAAGACGACATGTGGACTTTTCcttaagacaagattgccctcaccAAATGAGCATGTTTCTCAGATACTGTTATGCGCAGCTCAGCATCCTTGAAGGTCTAAGCAGTTGACTGCTCATGGCATGGAAAACTCAAGGTATTAAAGATAAAGTTAATTACTGAAtcatatctttaatacatttttAATTGAAGGTCAACTCAATCAAGTAATGAATCTTTATCACAATCAATTAGGGATACTCCCAGCATTATCCCAAGATAGTTtctcctaattaatatcttgggGAATATTCTTTACTCATCATCCAACAGATGACACACCTTGACCAATAGGATGCTGTCATGTGTACGGCGAAACTCTAACCCCATGGCCAGCCACCTCCTTCTCTATATACCTCATCTTCACCAAATTTTGGTAAGGTTTTTGCTATGCATACAGGCTCTAAACACTCACTCTtctcagagaaactaacttaggtaTCGAAGATCCATTGGCCAACCCCTCTCCCCCACCCCACTCCACTTGAGTGTATGAGGCTTTAGGCTTTGATCaaatgtgttgattgttttgtagttACATTTTCGTCAAGATCAAAGACGCCAAAAATTAGCTACCACAACAATCACCATCTGATAGGtgcattatttatcatattttcatgTTAATTATCCCTAAATTTTGTTCAggaattgattataaaaaaagccTTATTACTTTCCTTTCCTTAATTTTGGCCAATCTGCACACTTAGAACATTTTTGGTGATAATTCGACTTTCCAAAAGAGTTTTGGTGCAATGCCATttggagaaggaagctaagaggCTGAAACTCGTTATATccgaatttcataattttccatggaGACATTCATTCCAATTTTACAAATCAATCCCGTAGAAGTTGTTTTTCCGTCAAAACTGCGCAGCTGTAGGGGAATGATGATTTGAAGGCTTTCCCGATTTTTCCTAGTGGCCTACGCTATACACTTGGAAAGTTAAGAGATAAAGCTAcgtttctcatatttttatggaattttcCAGAAGATAAATTCACTTCAAATTTGGCACACAAGACATATGACGTATTCGCAAGCTAAGAAAGATTCTTTCCTAGTTAGTGTCATTAATTGTTTAGGAGTTCGTTTTATTTAGGAGAGTTTCTCCCAaaccttttagggtttttctagtataaataaggtgTCCTAAGCTCTCTCTAGAGCATCATCTCGACATCACCCCACATCCATACTACCGTTCACCATCTCTGCAATTTGTGAAGAAGTGCTTAGGGATGTACTTTGCCACGGACTCCTGgttctatcttttttttatttctatgtataattaagttattttctaaggtttatgatgaaACCATGATAAGAATATTTGCGaagtactttgttaattcttaTGCGATTATATGTCATGTTATATTCTTAAACTTTGTGTGTAATTTATTCTAGATTCGGATTTCTAATGACTGATCAACTTTAGGAATTTTGCATCCATATATTTAGATAAATCTATGCAGATGAccaatcaattaggtttattgcaattaagattaagaagagtagaCAAACTAGTGAGGAAAACTAGTATCAAGctagtcctacttggttgacaCGATTCTTCTATGGGTAatgggtttttatgtgtttaattgtatgcCTAACTAATAGGATAGAATTATCATGTAGAGATACACGAGTTGTTGTCTGATCACGGATTGATCCATACCTTAGAAAGAACAACCTTTAACATTGAcatggtaattggatagtagTTGACTCTAGGAAAAGTAAATAGGATTGTTATTGGTGAATTCATAACCTTATGTTATCTTGTGTCgtgtgtttattttaattaattatttttcttattcttgTTAAGTATAGTTTTTActcaattattcaattcaatttatcctttgtttgtttaagaAAGTGTAGCGTGATAAATCAGTTAAATTGGTATTAAAACAATTGGGATCGACCTCGTATTTGCATATATTATTACAATTGATTCGTGAACTTGTGAGTTTGATtagtttaaattaatctattatttaggttAGTTCAAATACACATAAAATGTTATCTACATTGAggggactagcaataatgtggttcaaatttatttttgacaAGAATCACACCTAAGACTTATTACTTCCGAATAAAGAAAATTACCATCAGATCTAGTCCTAAATGGAAAAATGGCAAATGATGATCATGTTAATTACAAAGTTAATTTCATTcctatttttgtcatttggatTCCATCTATATAAACAACacattcaaaatattaaaaaactaagaaggtgtattcaattgggaatttgagagattttaatggagtttaactgatttgtagagtttccatgtaaaattttgattcaattacctcgaaatctcatgggaagatgtgagatttgcagatgcttaaaatacactacaaaatctctatAATTCCCTTTAATTCTTCAACTCttccaaattctttaaattcaaattctaattgaatacacctgaaatgttgtaaacttctttaaaattctaattgaatacaccatgatttctaaggattttaataaattatcttaaaattctgattgaatACATATTGAATTTCAAAGAGTCACTTAAAATCCCAACTGAGTactcctaaattcattaaaagaagtaaaatttctcaaaatcccGAATAAGCCCCTGAAATATAAAACAAATCTGAGTTCAAATAGGTGAAATGTCTGCAGGCACACGACCAAAAGCTCAAACAGCTCCATCAAAGCAATTCCCTACCATTTTATATGAAACCGAAGCCGGCCTGCCTgccttcatctctctctctcgctctctctcttaCAAATTCAGTTGGTGGAGACCTCAAACACTCGCCAGATTTGGCCCTTCAGTTTTGAATGGAAGCTATCAGAAAGCAAGCCACCCGGCTTCGCGAACAGGTCGCCAGGCAGCAACAGGTACCCTCAACCCACAATCCTAATTCCCACCAGATCCATTTTtatttcaatctctttcaatctCTAAATCCCTGTCCTGAATCCATATTTGATGCCTCATTTGTTACCAAATTTTAATTCCCCGCTGTGTTAgctcaatttttcattttttccaagtcttttctttttctctttcttttttcttggtgAAATTTGCAATCTTGTTCTGCTGGCAATGCTTTTATCTCAGTTGGGTTTGAGATTCTTGATTCACTTCGCATGGTGTGATGCAACGCAATGCATTTGCTTTTCAAAGTCTTAATCTTTTATGAATTTTGTTGATTGAGATTCGATATGCAACCGAAATTTGGTGTAATGTGTAATGAGGATAGGCGATGCATTGCTCCGATAACCTTCTTGGAATCTGATGGTTTATTTTGAGATTTTCATTTGGTGAATTGAGAAATGATATGTGGAGGATTGCAAAAAGAAGATATGGGTAGAACAATTTACTGCAGTTCTTGGTCCATACCCCTTAAAAAATTATAGCCTAGAGTTTGTGTTATGGGATGCAGGTCAAGCTTATTCATCCAATGAAACGTAATGTTGTTAGTATGTTTAACGCGTCAATGTATTGCTCCAATAACATCTTTGGAATCTGATGGTTGATCTTGGAAGCTTCATTGGTGAACTGAGAAATGTGTCTGTGGAGGATTGCAAGCAGAAGATTTCGGTAGAATATTTTAATACGTTTATTATTCCATATCTCGGATAATTGTAGCCTAGAAGTGTGTTTTATGGGATGCAGGTCATGATAAGTAAATGTGTTCTTCTTATGTTTTACATGGCAATGTGCCCTTAAAGAAATTGGGTGGCAATGTGTCTTGATCATGGGCACATTACAGATGGTCATGGCAGCACACTGATTACCTTGGTGTCTAAAGTGCAGCTGGAAAACTATTAACCATTTAAGAAAGTTGTGCTAACGATGTGTTAAGGGATTTCAGTTtatgttgtaattttatttttcatgtcaCGTTTTCTGTTCATGTGGTCATATTCCTACACATGTACCAAAAAAGTACATGGTGTATCTTCAACGACTATCTATCAATTTGAAGCTCCCGTATATTTCCATCCTTCTCTGTTATTAATGATGTTTTTAAGTGAACAAATAACATGGCTAAACTTGAGTGTATGTTTGTTGTAACAAAGGTTTACttacatttcattttcatttaagTGTAACAGACAATCTGATTACTTTTCGTTTTATTTTAGGCTGTCCTCAAGCAgtttggagctggaggatacggagGTTCAGATAATTTAGTAACTGATGAGGCAGAACTCGTGCAGCATCAGAAACTTGAAAAGCTTTACATATCAACACGTGCCGGCAAGGTGACCTACTTCCTTTCTTGCCTCCTCTAATTTCAGTTAATGTTTTTACCTCTACTTATAGAAATTTTAATTCATGTTGTAGCATTATCAAAGGGATATTGTTCGTGGTGTGGAGGGATATATTGTCACCGGGTCCAAACAAGTTGAAATAGGTGAGTTCGTAACTTATGTCACTTGTCAAGCTCAAAGCTGATTTCACAAGGCCTAATATTCATATTAAAAACCATAAGCTTAATTATTGGATAGGAACGAAGTTGTCAGAAGATAGTAGGAAATATGGTGCTGAAAATACGTGTACTAGTGGAAGTACATTATCAAGAGCTTCCTTAAGCTATGGGCGAGCTCGTGCTCAAATGGAGAAGGAGAGGGGGAATCTGTTGAAAGCTCTTGGTACACAGGTGTGACAAAATTTTCTTCACTTAGATGCATAATTCTATAGATACGACTTTTGCATATGTTTCTGAAATGGTGGAATGAGTAATACATTTTCATActgattttataatttatttgcgTGATAATTGTAatgcattttttctttttggccgTAGGGGGTTGGACTATACAGTTGCTCAgaaaactttaaatttaattatcccAGGTTTAATGTTAGAATCCGTTTATTAGACAAGTGAAGAGGGGGTGGATTCAGATACAAAATTCTACCTCTTCTTCTGTATACAACTTTGTGACAATAGTGAACCCAAGTTGTTGcatcaagagctttccatgcaTAAACTTATGTAGAATGAAGCACTCAAATTGGCAGCTTTGTTATGTTTAGTTGTTTACTTTAGTTACACTAGATATGACAAAACAAGTTATTTTTCTCTTCTGAGATATTTTCTGACTAAATGTGCCAAGGAAATTCTTATGGCAACTAAGATTTTGTAGATTTATAGAACCAACAGTCTACGTCATTCTTTGTACAGGGATACTGCATTAATAAATTGTTGCATTCCACCATGTTCCTGCCATTCACAATATTTCTGGTACAACTTCATGAGATGCAGTCTCtagtattttcttttggttgttgTGTTCCAATTTCTTTAACCTCAAAGCCATACCTTACTGGTGCGTAGAACAGAGGATGTTATTGACGTCGCTATCCTGTTTAGATTCTGTTCTCCTAGTTTAATCTTTACCGCATTCCACCTCCAAAATTAAATTTCCAAAAGGCATCATCCAAGCTCATTTTGCACATCCAACATTGATTATATGCTTAAAGTACATTTTGTTCTTCTTGACAGTTTATTTCGGTCATCCTTTACTTTGTAAATACCTTTGTATGATTTAATTTGAAATCGTTCATTCCTTCTTACTGCTATCAGAGGTTAAGTTTGTGACACGGTGTTTAAAAATACTATTAGGTGGCAGAGCCATTAAGAGCAATGGTGATGGGGGCTCCATTGGAGGATGCTCGGCATCTTGCTCAACGTTATGATAGAATGCGACAAGAAGCTGAAGCTCAGGTATCTTTAATCTGTGTTTACCAGAGACTTTCTGTGTTTTCTTCCCACAACAATATTTTATACTGGAATCAGTGTGGGTCAACTGATGCACCTTCTATTCATGCAAATTGGTGAAAGCTAATTCATCTGGTGGATTTCTTGTACAAGTATGTCATTGTGCGTTCTTTTGAACCTAGACAGGCTATTGAAGTTTCCAAACGCCAAGCAAAAGTGCGGGAAACACCAGGAAATTCAGAAAATGTTATGAAACTGGAAGCTGCAGAGTCGAAGCTGCAAGATCTGAAGTCAAATATGGCAATATTAGGGAAGGAAGCTGCTGCAGCAATGGCAGCTGTTGAGGCTCAACAACAGAGGTTGACACTCCAGCGACTCATTGCCATGGTAGTACAAGTTTTGTGAATATATACTTCGAGTTAAATATGTTAAGCCTAAGTAAATGTTTACGTGTTATTTATTGGGAATTAATGTTTAAACTTTCTTCTTGGTCTTATCAAAATGTCTTTCTTCTTGTCAATTTTGTTCTGGAATGAAGGTTGAGGCAGAGCGTACTTATCATCAGAGGATCCTTCAGATACTTGATCAACTTGAAGGAGAGGTTGCACCCCCCTCCCGAATAAACTAATTTTCTCAACTATGCAAAATCCCATTTTTTATTTCTGTGTCAATTGATGATTTTCGGTAATGTTTTTTTTCTGATATTGATAGATGGTATCAGAACGACAACGGATTGAAGCACCTCCTAGCCCAACTGTTGAAACCACCATGCCTCCACCTCCATCTTATGAAGAAGTTAACGGCATGTATGCTTCTCAAACACATAATGGATCGTCGGACAGCATGGATTACTTCTTAGGGGAGGTTAGTAATCAATGAAATTTCTGAATTCTAATTGCTTGTATGATGCAACCGCTGCACGTGAAGGCTGTTCATTTGTGTTGTTTATTTGTCAATTTATTGCAGGTTATGTTTACATATCAAGCTGTGTCTGACATAGAGCTCAGTTTGTCAGTTGGCGATTATGTTGTTGTGCGAAAGGTTTACAACTTACTTAGATGTTATACTTCAACTACCTTGATCCTTAAATTCTAAATTCGGGTTGGCCCAGGGCTTGGATTGGACCAACCTAAGATAATCTAAATGGAAAAATGAGCACGATCTATCGTTTTAATTGTGATAACTAATACATACCAACTGGATCCACTTTAGGTTGGGTTGAGAACAATTAAACCTTGCAACAATAAGGCTTGATCCGGTTGGTTTTTGCAGATTTCAGATGCCTGTCATCTGAGGCAAGTCAGTGAATCCAGGTTGCAGGTTGCAGTTCTTGTTACTTTATTTGCACACGTGTCTGCTGCTTGtgttgaataaataaaacaatcaaACGAGAAGGAAGGCGtatgcctaaattattgtagtGCATTATTGTTGATGCGAGTTTCTGGGTTGAATATGTTTTGTTCTTTCTACAGGTGACAAACAACGGTTGGGCAGAAGGCGAATGCAAAGGCAGAGCAGGTTGGTTCCCGTTTGGATACATCGAAAGAAGGGAACGAGTTCTCGCAAGCAAGGTGGCCGAAGTGTTCTAGCGTTTGTGCATGGGACAGAGCGTTTTtcgattcattttgtttcctctAAAtgtgtatttttgttatttaatgtaCTTAATGATGGAGAATACGTTGGTTCAAATAGAATAACAGTGTATCGTATTGATTGATACAAGTATCGTTTCTTTACTGATTTCATATCTGCCTCGCAACACTGAACAACTTGGTACATTTGTATTTTTCCTTACTTTTGTCCGTTTTATATCCAACAGCTAGATTTCTCAGTTATCTTACATATTTTCTCTACTGCGCAATGGTTTGTGTGTGCATGGGTTGCGCATGACCCGGTTTGGTTTAATGATGTCATAGCAACACTCCAACAACAACCATGTACGACGCCACAACAATGCTAGTGATACTTCAACAATCCAACGGCATTGTTACGACAACGCCATTGGTTGTGCATGGCCGGATTTTGACCTGTTTCTGTTGTTTTTGGAGTGTCGTCATGGTGACATTAGACTCAATTGGGTCATGTGCAAGCCATACGCACAAAATCCGTATGCATGAGAGAAAATCTGTAGAGAGTTATATTGACGTAGATTTGGTATTATTCTTGGTTTGAGGTTTTACTATGCAGCTTTTACTGAGCAAGATTTTAACAATGCCACATATACGCAACCCCATCATTGTTATCCTCTTTTTTGTCAATGAAAGAAGGTGCGGCTCTAAGAAGGGGGTGGAGGGTTTGAACTCGAGATGTAGTGGGTTGGAGAAGGCACTAACCACCATGGGTGACAAAACAACAATTTGCAATGCCGGTTATTCCTTGATAAAAAGAAATGAGTagttatttgttaatttttaggctttttatccaaaatggtcattgagatttgcataaatcctcattttgatccttgagatttaaaatcaacagaattggtccttgagtttgtccatcatcaattattttggtggttcattgaaaaatctccattaaataagaatagaatgatcaaaatatccttaatttttgacaaattattttggttcattgtttattaaattgagggtatatTTGTCGTTTTGAtcattatttaacataattttgcattaaatgaccaaaatgattgatggtggacaaccacgtctattgatttcaaatctcagggaccaaatgatgtgttatgGGTTATGTAAATCTTAGtgaccattttggttaaaaagcctaatttttattttaactgTGTTAGTTTTTGCTAATCATAGAATTTGGTGAACAAATACAAATGTAGATGGTGCTTTACCGTAGTGACGGAACGCAATTATGCCTATGTACTTTGGTACAAGTTCGATCAACACGAATGCTGTTGTTtatcccaaaaaataaaatacaaatgaaaagaaatgagGTAAATTTTTACgaatattttttgttgatacTTATCCCCTTCAACGCAGGCTGAAGGAGTCCGAATAACCTCACAAGTCCAAAAGCCCTACGTAAGGTGAGAGAGAAACAAGTCCAATTACGCTAGCCCGCAAGGCAGCCCATATTTGTGGCACTTGGCCACAAAAGGCCTTTCTAGTGTATATTTAGGTCGCACATTTGAACAAATATCgttattttaaattgtttgacTTAACGAAATGAAAGTTGAATAGGCCTTACTCAAATGTGTAATTTAAATGTGCACTATGTGTGTCAGAAAAATTCACTATGTGTGTCAGAAAAATTCACTTGGCCACGTACCACAGTCAAAAGACCTATATGAGCATTAATCAAACAAAGAGTTTGCATATGATTTCCACATTCCACAATTATCGAATACTCCCAATTTTTTTAACTGTTAGATCTTtgctaaaaaacacaaaaatcaagGTCTAATggttaaaaagttaaaatatcTTACACTCCATAGCAACATATATTTTTTGTTCCGAGATAGGGTAAAAGCGTATAACATAAGTGTTCGAAAGTACCTTCTTCTCTTGAAGGTGGAGTGTTTCAGGTCTTTATTATGGTGTTTGTGTTCATGAGTGCATGATCGTTATTTACTAAGcgttttaaaatgattaaatacgtttttagttaaaataattttaggttctaaaaacatttaaaatattttttgcaaTAAGTACCAGTTAAAAGAaatacttcaaatattttttttcaagatttcaaaaatatttcatcaaaacaattttaagtcattttaaaagcacgaGCCCAACATCGCATGCAGTGCACATTCGCCCCTagtatataaattattatttatctttATAATGgctattttttgtaattttcagcAGTAGCAGGCCCTTTTTCATTGTTTATTATGGCTACagagaattt
This region includes:
- the LOC137729319 gene encoding SH3 domain-containing protein 2-like isoform X2 is translated as MEAIRKQATRLREQVARQQQAVLKQFGAGGYGGSDNLVTDEAELVQHQKLEKLYISTRAGKHYQRDIVRGVEGYIVTGSKQVEIGTKLSEDSRKYGAENTCTSGSTLSRASLSYGRARAQMEKERGNLLKALGTQVAEPLRAMVMGAPLEDARHLAQRYDRMRQEAEAQAIEVSKRQAKVRETPGNSENVMKLEAAESKLQDLKSNMAILGKEAAAAMAAVEAQQQRLTLQRLIAMVEAERTYHQRILQILDQLEGEMVSERQRIEAPPSPTVETTMPPPPSYEEVNGMYASQTHNGSSDSMDYFLGEVMFTYQAVSDIELSLSVGDYVVVRKVGLRTIKPCNNKA
- the LOC137729319 gene encoding SH3 domain-containing protein 2-like isoform X1, giving the protein MEAIRKQATRLREQVARQQQAVLKQFGAGGYGGSDNLVTDEAELVQHQKLEKLYISTRAGKHYQRDIVRGVEGYIVTGSKQVEIGTKLSEDSRKYGAENTCTSGSTLSRASLSYGRARAQMEKERGNLLKALGTQVAEPLRAMVMGAPLEDARHLAQRYDRMRQEAEAQAIEVSKRQAKVRETPGNSENVMKLEAAESKLQDLKSNMAILGKEAAAAMAAVEAQQQRLTLQRLIAMVEAERTYHQRILQILDQLEGEMVSERQRIEAPPSPTVETTMPPPPSYEEVNGMYASQTHNGSSDSMDYFLGEVMFTYQAVSDIELSLSVGDYVVVRKVTNNGWAEGECKGRAGWFPFGYIERRERVLASKVAEVF